From a single Streptomyces sp. 1331.2 genomic region:
- a CDS encoding YbaB/EbfC family nucleoid-associated protein: MSNPFADQIAQAMAEMQTELARAEELQKEMFELTASVTSKDRLVTVKVGSQGQVVSMTFHTDGYREMAPAELAKVLTDTLNEARAKVGEDVAERIGRFDGLGETLRLNMTGGTELDEILAPLWAMKPDYQPEDQKKKADRQEEFRG; this comes from the coding sequence ATGAGCAACCCCTTCGCCGACCAGATCGCCCAGGCGATGGCGGAGATGCAGACCGAGCTGGCCAGGGCCGAGGAACTGCAGAAGGAGATGTTCGAGCTCACCGCCTCGGTCACCTCCAAGGACCGGCTGGTGACCGTCAAGGTCGGCTCGCAGGGCCAGGTCGTCTCGATGACCTTCCACACCGACGGCTACCGCGAGATGGCCCCCGCCGAGCTCGCCAAGGTGCTCACCGACACCCTCAACGAGGCCCGGGCGAAGGTCGGCGAGGACGTCGCCGAGCGGATCGGCCGCTTCGACGGCCTCGGCGAGACGCTGCGGCTCAACATGACGGGCGGCACCGAGCTGGACGAGATCCTGGCCCCGCTCTGGGCGATGAAGCCCGACTACCAGCCCGAGGACCAGAAGAAGAAGGCCGACCGCCAGGAGGAGTTCCGTGGCTGA
- the eccB gene encoding type VII secretion protein EccB: MQSRRDQVQAHLFVMSRVAAGILRAEPDAPDTPVGRTNRGAVLGLAVALLIGAGAGVYGLIKPGGATGWQKPGTLVVVKESGARYVFADGLLHPVLNEASAKLLAGDQLKVDQVSARSLDGTARGTPIGIVGAPDGLPGPAAVGAADWLVCTVQTAGAAAGSGAAAGSGAARRPPQLSVAVGTRPGGRAAGDQAVLVGTPDGATSLLWHGRRFAVDTAGGAVRALGYTAATPVPVPAAFLAAFPAGPDLRSPEVPGRGQPGPTLSGSPTRIGQLFTGTGEERYLLADAGLVPVTATQLALLQGDPHTQQEAYGGGRVEPAPVGAADLAAHSAPAAAAAAFSQAGLPARVPALLAPKGEQALCAALRSGSDGGELDVVVPDTTSVLGLPPTLQPGVIPACTPADRIAVRPGGGALVRALSGGGFGTTLYLVTDTGVKYPLASAAVADRLGYGKTAPAAVPGRLLSLLPTGPSLDPAPLAGGVVQPQAAAEGRCAR; the protein is encoded by the coding sequence ATGCAGTCCCGACGCGACCAGGTCCAGGCCCACCTGTTCGTGATGAGCCGGGTCGCCGCGGGCATCCTGCGCGCCGAGCCGGACGCCCCCGACACGCCCGTCGGCCGTACCAACCGGGGCGCCGTGCTCGGCCTGGCCGTCGCCCTGCTGATCGGCGCCGGCGCCGGCGTCTACGGCCTGATCAAGCCCGGTGGCGCGACGGGCTGGCAGAAGCCCGGCACCCTGGTCGTGGTCAAGGAGAGCGGCGCCCGGTACGTCTTCGCCGACGGTCTGCTCCACCCGGTGCTCAACGAGGCCAGCGCCAAGCTGCTCGCCGGGGACCAGCTGAAGGTCGACCAGGTCTCCGCCCGCTCGCTGGACGGCACCGCGCGCGGCACCCCGATCGGCATCGTCGGCGCCCCGGACGGGCTGCCCGGCCCGGCCGCCGTCGGCGCCGCCGACTGGCTGGTCTGCACCGTCCAGACCGCGGGCGCCGCAGCGGGTTCGGGCGCGGCGGCCGGTTCGGGCGCCGCCCGCAGGCCCCCGCAGCTGTCGGTCGCCGTCGGCACCCGCCCGGGCGGCCGCGCCGCCGGGGACCAGGCCGTCCTGGTCGGCACGCCCGACGGCGCCACCAGCCTGCTCTGGCACGGCCGCCGCTTCGCGGTGGACACCGCGGGCGGCGCCGTGCGCGCCCTCGGCTACACCGCCGCCACGCCCGTGCCCGTCCCCGCCGCCTTCCTCGCGGCCTTCCCCGCCGGACCGGACCTGCGCAGCCCCGAGGTGCCCGGACGCGGGCAGCCGGGGCCCACGCTGAGCGGGAGCCCGACCCGGATCGGCCAGCTGTTCACCGGCACCGGCGAGGAGCGCTACCTGCTCGCCGACGCGGGCCTCGTCCCCGTCACCGCCACCCAACTCGCGCTGCTCCAAGGGGATCCGCACACCCAGCAGGAGGCGTACGGGGGCGGCCGGGTGGAGCCCGCCCCGGTCGGCGCCGCCGACCTCGCCGCGCACTCCGCGCCCGCCGCAGCCGCGGCCGCCTTCAGCCAGGCCGGCCTGCCCGCCCGGGTGCCGGCCCTGCTCGCGCCCAAGGGCGAGCAGGCGCTCTGCGCGGCGCTGCGCTCCGGCTCCGACGGCGGCGAACTCGACGTCGTCGTCCCGGACACCACCTCCGTGCTCGGCCTGCCGCCGACCCTGCAGCCCGGCGTCATCCCCGCCTGCACCCCGGCGGACCGGATCGCCGTCCGCCCCGGCGGCGGCGCCCTGGTGCGGGCGCTGTCCGGCGGCGGCTTCGGCACCACCCTCTACCTGGTCACCGACACCGGGGTGAAGTACCCGCTGGCCTCCGCCGCGGTCGCCGACCGGCTGGGCTACGGCAAGACCGCCCCGGCCGCGGTGCCCGGGCGGCTGCTCTCGCTGCTGCCCACCGGACCCAGCCTCGACCCGGCCCCGCTCGCGGGCGGCGTCGTCCAGCCGCAGGCCGCCGCCGAGGGCCGCTGCGCCCGCTGA
- the eccCa gene encoding type VII secretion protein EccCa — translation MSVVVVDRPPRRPGPALPDGELQLQEPPVLPEQQSGMSNMIAMAPMALSSLSMVMIFLNPQSSGGPLTYVAMGMMGLSAVGMLVTQLIRGASDRKRQLRGERRDYLRYLSQMRRQVRRHIVDQRLALAWRHPAPGALGSLVRTSRLWERRTAHPDFGDVRIATGTQRLAVKLAPLSTQPVEDLEPLCAHALRRFIHAYGSIADQPIAFHVRGYAHVLLRCEHPEDEDPTAEGHTEGNGEDAPEPDPEPARALARAMIAQLAFFHAPDELRIAAAVAPERRADWAWLKWLPHALHPTETDGAGPVRLVAESILELEQLLGPEFTDRPPYEPDAQPGRDEPYTVIVVDGVKLPAGSRALLAGYRNAVLLDLSGAVEWQHAQFRLRLRITGDRLDLVAADRNRRDEATPLGRPDALSVPAVRRLATVLAPYRLGDSLDAAEPLSTDFDLTALLGVNDLYQHDVGRSWTDRPRGQRLRVPIGVGADGNPVELDLKESAQGGMGPHGMLIGATGSGKSELLRTLVLALALTHSSETLNFVLVDFKGGATFLGLDELPHTSAVITNLADEAALVDRMRDALHGELNRRQELLRSAGNYSSLLDYETARAGGAQLDPLPTLFIVVDEFSELLSAHRDFMELFIMIGRLGRSLGVHLLLASQRLDEGRMHALESHLSYRIGLRTFSAMESRGVLGVPDAYQLPSQPGNGILRSDIATLTRFKAAYVSGPYRRRRGAAQQAAVAGQIVRYDTEYTAPRRPDPEAVAAEEARRAEEEENTETLLELAAARMLDVGPPAHRVWLPPLETPPTLDELLPPLAPDPRYGLAPEDRGPVGTLTVPVAVVDRPFQQLRELLTADLSAAGGHVGIAGGPQSGKSTLVRTLITGLALTHTPREVQFYCLDFGGGTLAALRGLPHLGGVTGRHEPERVGRTLAEINGIIARREQSFAQLGIDSVATFRRRRAAGDPALADERHGDVFLVIDGWGTLRQEFMDHLPALTLIAGRGLNYGVHLVVTAARWGELSSGLRDQLGTKFELRLGDPIDSMINMRAADTVPRVPGRGLTQDRLHFLTALPRIDGQGDSDSLADGVADLVDAVNEHWTGPRAPEVRMLPLQLDAAALPAPEGRLRVAIGLEDAAISPLWHDFEESPHLLVVGDSESGKTNLLRLMVDAITTAYTPAEARIMLVDFRRGLYDSVPEEYRLGYAVAVDVLRQVVTGAARAMEARLPGEEITPARLRLRDWWTGPELFIVVDDYDLIPGQSGANAFGPILDHLAQGTELGLHLIVARSANGIGRAYSDQLLRRLQDVNTPVALLSCPPSEGALFGSVKPRQLPPGRALHITRRRTVQVQTGLMPDPAEPDGSDGGSDGGSAG, via the coding sequence TTGAGCGTGGTCGTGGTCGACCGCCCGCCCCGGCGCCCGGGACCGGCGCTGCCGGACGGCGAGCTCCAGCTCCAGGAGCCGCCGGTCCTGCCGGAGCAGCAGAGCGGCATGTCCAACATGATCGCCATGGCGCCGATGGCGCTGAGCTCGCTCTCGATGGTGATGATCTTCCTCAACCCGCAGTCCTCCGGCGGGCCGCTCACCTACGTGGCGATGGGCATGATGGGCCTGTCCGCCGTCGGCATGCTGGTGACCCAGCTGATCCGCGGCGCCAGCGACCGCAAGCGCCAACTGCGCGGCGAACGCCGGGACTACCTGCGCTACCTCTCCCAGATGCGCCGTCAGGTCCGCCGCCACATCGTCGACCAGCGGCTCGCCCTGGCCTGGCGCCACCCCGCGCCGGGCGCGCTCGGCTCGCTGGTGCGCACCTCGCGGCTGTGGGAGCGCCGCACCGCCCACCCGGACTTCGGCGACGTCCGGATCGCCACCGGCACCCAGCGGCTGGCCGTCAAGCTCGCGCCGCTGTCCACCCAGCCGGTGGAGGACCTGGAGCCGCTGTGCGCGCACGCGCTGCGCCGGTTCATCCACGCCTACGGCTCGATCGCCGACCAGCCGATCGCCTTCCACGTGCGCGGCTACGCCCATGTGCTGCTGCGCTGCGAGCACCCCGAGGACGAGGACCCCACCGCCGAGGGCCACACCGAGGGCAACGGCGAGGACGCCCCCGAGCCCGACCCGGAGCCGGCCCGCGCCCTGGCCCGCGCGATGATCGCCCAGCTCGCGTTCTTCCACGCCCCCGACGAGCTGCGCATCGCCGCCGCCGTCGCCCCCGAGCGGCGCGCCGACTGGGCCTGGCTGAAATGGCTGCCGCACGCCCTGCACCCCACCGAGACCGACGGCGCCGGACCGGTGCGCCTGGTCGCCGAGTCGATCCTGGAGCTGGAGCAGCTGCTGGGGCCGGAGTTCACCGACCGTCCGCCGTACGAGCCGGACGCGCAGCCGGGCCGCGACGAGCCGTACACGGTGATCGTCGTGGACGGGGTCAAGCTGCCGGCCGGCAGCCGGGCCCTGCTGGCCGGCTACCGCAACGCCGTCCTGCTGGACCTCTCCGGGGCCGTGGAGTGGCAGCACGCGCAGTTCCGGCTGCGGCTGCGGATCACCGGCGACCGGCTCGACCTGGTCGCCGCCGACCGCAACCGCCGCGACGAGGCCACCCCGCTCGGCCGCCCGGACGCCCTGTCCGTCCCGGCCGTCCGCCGCCTCGCCACTGTGCTGGCCCCGTACCGGCTGGGCGACTCGCTGGACGCCGCCGAGCCGCTGAGCACCGACTTCGACCTGACCGCCCTGCTGGGCGTCAACGACCTGTACCAGCACGACGTCGGCCGCAGCTGGACGGACCGCCCGCGCGGGCAGCGGCTGCGGGTGCCGATCGGGGTCGGCGCGGACGGCAACCCGGTGGAGCTGGACCTCAAGGAGTCCGCGCAGGGCGGCATGGGCCCGCACGGCATGCTGATCGGCGCGACCGGCTCCGGCAAGTCCGAGCTGCTGCGCACCCTGGTGCTGGCGCTGGCGCTCACCCACTCCTCCGAGACGCTGAACTTCGTCCTGGTCGACTTCAAGGGCGGCGCCACCTTCCTCGGCCTGGACGAACTCCCGCACACCTCCGCGGTGATCACCAACCTGGCCGACGAGGCCGCCCTGGTCGACCGGATGCGCGACGCCCTGCACGGCGAGCTGAACCGCCGCCAGGAACTGCTGCGCTCGGCCGGCAACTACAGCTCGCTGCTGGACTACGAGACCGCCCGGGCCGGCGGCGCCCAGCTCGACCCGCTGCCGACACTCTTCATCGTGGTCGACGAGTTCAGCGAACTGCTGTCCGCGCACCGCGACTTCATGGAGCTGTTCATCATGATCGGCCGGCTCGGCCGCTCCCTCGGCGTGCACCTGCTGCTCGCCTCGCAGCGCCTCGACGAGGGCCGGATGCACGCCCTGGAGTCCCACCTGTCGTACCGGATCGGCCTGCGCACCTTCTCCGCCATGGAGAGCCGCGGCGTCCTCGGCGTCCCCGACGCCTACCAGCTGCCCTCCCAGCCCGGCAACGGCATCCTGCGCAGCGACATCGCCACGCTCACCCGCTTCAAGGCGGCGTACGTCTCCGGGCCGTACCGGCGCCGCCGCGGAGCCGCCCAGCAGGCCGCGGTGGCCGGGCAGATCGTCCGCTACGACACCGAGTACACCGCGCCGCGCCGGCCCGACCCGGAGGCGGTAGCCGCCGAGGAGGCCCGGCGCGCCGAGGAGGAGGAGAACACCGAGACCCTGCTGGAGCTGGCGGCCGCCCGGATGCTCGACGTGGGCCCGCCCGCCCACCGGGTCTGGCTGCCGCCGCTGGAGACCCCGCCCACCCTGGACGAGCTGCTGCCGCCGCTCGCCCCCGACCCGCGGTACGGCCTTGCCCCCGAGGACCGCGGCCCGGTCGGCACCCTGACCGTCCCGGTCGCCGTGGTGGACCGCCCCTTCCAGCAGCTGCGCGAACTCCTCACCGCCGACCTCTCGGCGGCCGGCGGTCACGTCGGCATCGCGGGCGGCCCGCAGAGCGGCAAGAGCACCCTGGTGCGCACCCTCATCACCGGCCTCGCACTCACCCACACCCCGCGCGAAGTGCAGTTCTACTGCCTGGACTTCGGCGGCGGCACGCTCGCCGCGCTGCGCGGACTGCCGCACCTGGGCGGCGTCACCGGCCGCCACGAGCCCGAGCGGGTCGGCCGGACCCTCGCCGAGATCAACGGCATCATCGCCCGACGCGAGCAGAGCTTCGCCCAGCTCGGCATCGACTCCGTCGCCACCTTCCGCCGCCGCCGGGCCGCCGGGGACCCGGCACTCGCCGACGAGCGCCACGGCGACGTCTTCCTGGTGATCGACGGCTGGGGCACCCTGCGCCAGGAGTTCATGGACCACCTGCCCGCCCTGACCCTGATCGCCGGACGCGGCCTCAACTACGGCGTCCACCTAGTGGTCACCGCCGCCCGCTGGGGCGAGCTCTCCAGCGGACTGCGCGACCAGCTCGGCACCAAGTTCGAGCTGCGGCTCGGCGACCCCATCGACTCCATGATCAACATGCGGGCCGCCGACACCGTCCCCCGCGTCCCCGGCCGCGGCCTCACCCAGGACCGGCTGCACTTCCTCACCGCCCTCCCCCGGATCGACGGCCAGGGTGACAGCGACAGCCTCGCCGACGGCGTCGCCGACCTCGTCGACGCCGTCAACGAGCACTGGACCGGCCCGCGCGCCCCCGAGGTGCGGATGCTGCCGCTGCAGCTCGACGCCGCCGCCCTGCCCGCCCCCGAAGGCCGGCTGCGGGTCGCCATCGGCCTGGAGGACGCCGCGATCTCCCCGCTCTGGCACGACTTCGAGGAGTCCCCGCACCTGCTCGTGGTCGGCGACAGCGAGAGCGGCAAGACCAACCTGCTGCGCCTGATGGTCGACGCCATCACCACCGCCTACACCCCGGCCGAGGCCCGGATCATGCTGGTGGACTTCCGGCGCGGCCTGTACGACAGCGTCCCGGAGGAGTACCGGCTCGGCTACGCCGTCGCCGTCGACGTGCTCCGGCAGGTCGTCACCGGCGCCGCCCGCGCCATGGAGGCCCGGCTCCCCGGCGAGGAGATCACCCCCGCCCGGCTCAGGCTGCGCGACTGGTGGACCGGGCCGGAGCTGTTCATCGTCGTCGACGACTACGACCTCATCCCCGGCCAGTCCGGCGCCAACGCGTTCGGCCCGATCCTCGACCACCTCGCCCAGGGCACCGAACTCGGCCTGCACCTGATCGTCGCCCGCTCCGCCAACGGCATCGGCCGCGCCTACTCCGACCAGCTGCTGCGCCGGCTCCAGGACGTCAACACCCCGGTCGCCCTGCTGTCCTGCCCGCCGAGCGAGGGCGCCCTGTTCGGCAGCGTCAAACCCCGCCAGCTGCCGCCCGGCCGCGCCCTGCACATCACCCGGCGCCGGACCGTCCAGGTGCAGACGGGCCTGATGCCGGACCCGGCGGAGCCGGACGGCTCGGACGGCGGCTCGGACGGCGGCTCGGCGGGGTGA
- the eccD gene encoding type VII secretion integral membrane protein EccD translates to MSGTTVASGLVRLRFRAPETAFELALPGDVVLADLLGAVLDYAGAAVEESGTEHSGWVLQRVGGPPLDEERTLEGLGLRDGEELFLRPGQEALPEVHFDDLVDGVRAGTTARGDSWRPAVTHHLALALALVALAGGLLLLALPGPDGPRCAAAAVVAVLLLGAGGAVTRLVADPPAGIALGAAGVAYAAAAAALLPGVTGPARLLAGGSAAVGATVLALAVIGAGPFFAGLAVAAVLALGSGALAAYGVPTTHSAAVIAAAAVLFGAFVPGLAFKLGGLRLPALPRNADELQEEIEPFPAEDVFARSLVADSYLAGFFVAVGAVCAGALALLATARDGGWGATAMSADLSLLLLLHARDIGGVRQRLALLLPGALGLALLAWRTGQDAEPSGRFALFAVLVVVAAGLAVAAWAVPGRRLLPYWGRAGDLLHSLAALALLPFALQVLGFYRMMRGLAG, encoded by the coding sequence GTGAGCGGTACCACGGTGGCGTCAGGGCTGGTCCGGCTGCGGTTCCGCGCCCCCGAGACCGCGTTCGAACTCGCCCTCCCCGGCGACGTCGTGCTGGCCGACCTGCTGGGCGCCGTCCTCGACTACGCCGGCGCCGCCGTCGAGGAGAGCGGCACCGAGCACTCCGGCTGGGTCCTCCAGCGGGTCGGCGGCCCGCCCCTGGACGAGGAACGCACCCTGGAGGGCCTGGGCCTGCGCGACGGCGAGGAGCTGTTCCTGCGGCCGGGGCAGGAGGCGCTGCCCGAGGTCCACTTCGACGACCTGGTGGACGGCGTCCGGGCCGGAACCACCGCCCGCGGCGACTCCTGGCGGCCCGCCGTCACCCACCACCTCGCCCTGGCCCTCGCCCTGGTGGCGCTGGCCGGCGGCCTGCTGCTGCTCGCCCTGCCCGGGCCGGACGGCCCGCGCTGCGCCGCGGCGGCCGTGGTCGCGGTGCTGCTGCTCGGGGCCGGGGGCGCGGTGACCAGGCTGGTCGCCGATCCGCCGGCCGGGATCGCGCTGGGCGCCGCCGGGGTGGCCTACGCGGCCGCGGCGGCCGCCCTGCTGCCCGGAGTCACCGGCCCGGCCCGGCTGCTGGCGGGCGGTTCGGCGGCGGTCGGGGCGACCGTGCTGGCGCTGGCCGTGATCGGCGCCGGCCCGTTCTTCGCCGGGCTGGCGGTGGCGGCCGTCCTCGCCCTCGGCTCGGGCGCGCTCGCCGCGTACGGGGTGCCGACCACCCACTCGGCCGCGGTGATCGCCGCCGCGGCCGTGCTGTTCGGCGCCTTCGTGCCCGGTCTGGCCTTCAAGCTGGGTGGGCTGCGGCTGCCCGCGCTGCCCCGCAACGCGGACGAACTCCAGGAGGAGATCGAGCCGTTCCCGGCCGAGGACGTGTTCGCCCGCAGCCTCGTCGCAGACAGTTACCTGGCCGGGTTCTTCGTCGCCGTCGGCGCGGTGTGCGCGGGCGCCCTCGCCCTGCTGGCCACCGCCCGGGACGGCGGCTGGGGCGCCACCGCGATGTCCGCCGACCTGTCACTGCTGCTCCTGCTGCACGCCCGGGACATCGGCGGCGTCCGCCAGCGGCTGGCCCTGCTGCTGCCGGGCGCGCTGGGCCTCGCCCTGCTGGCCTGGCGCACCGGGCAGGACGCCGAACCGTCCGGCCGCTTCGCGCTGTTCGCCGTCCTGGTGGTCGTCGCCGCCGGGCTGGCCGTCGCCGCCTGGGCGGTGCCGGGCCGCCGGCTGCTGCCGTACTGGGGCCGGGCCGGGGACCTGCTGCACTCGCTCGCCGCGCTCGCCCTGCTGCCGTTCGCGCTCCAGGTGCTCGGCTTCTACCGGATGATGCGCGGCCTGGCGGGCTGA